From the Mus musculus strain C57BL/6J chromosome 10, GRCm38.p6 C57BL/6J genome, the window CAGGAACTTCTTTAGGCATTTCCTTGTGGATTTTTAGATAGCATAATTTTATCTAAAATATCAAAGGACTTTCATCTAAATACACTTCACATGTTCTATGATGATTGCTACCTAGGCgtggtgggtggtggtgcatgcctttaatcccagcattcctgagGCAGGGTAGGCAGATCACTTATTCTGAGGGCAGCctcgtctacatagtgagaccttgtccagAAAAGACTGCTACTAGCTGGGagtgttggcacacacctgtaatctcagcactgaggtgaAGAGCGATCACCCCTAGATACTAAGCCAAACCTAGTGCTAGAAGTGGGCTGCACGAGAGCCTTCTCAAAAGATATTAAATCTCAATTTAATTAATGGTCCATAATTTTACTTCTTACTCAGCATTCTAGTTGTCTGTTGGAAAGTATGTACAATTAAAAGTCAGTTATTCCAGTTGTTATATTATTGTAATACCAGCAGCATGGGATTCATTCGCCTGCAGCTTCTGTAGGGATGATTTGCTAAGACTCCAGGGAAAGACACAGTCGGCTACATTTAAACTAAGATGTAAACTATTTTGAAGACGACTCATTTAGGTTAAACAGTTTTCATTCCTGTGATCTCCGGCAGTGGCAAGGAGTAAGTGAAGGACAGAACCAGCAGAGCCAAGAGTGACCTCACTTCACAGGTGCCGGAGAGCTGCTGTCCCCAAATGCTCTGTACCTCTAACTAAATATTTAGACACTggccctctctccttcccagatGTTTCGCCACTCGGAAATATTTTAGGCAGAAAAACACCCAATCTTTGGAGGGGCCACTCATTGCCTGCTCTCGCCTCCAAGACTTTACTTTAGAACCACCTGAGACATTTGATTTAAAtagtaacaaacaaaacaaaccccccccCCTCGCCGCCAAAGACTGATCTCCCAAGGCCTCACCTTGCAGAAGTTCAGATTCAATCCACTCTTGAGGGACAGGCATATGTTCCGTCAGCAAATGCTGCTTGTGTGACTGGTGTAGATGGAAAGCTACTTGGTAAAGAGACCAAGTGTGTCTCCGGCTTTGAGCATCTGGTCTAGGTGATTGTGGAGAGAAGGCAATCGTTCTAACGTGGGATACCAAAAGTTCTAGAGTAACCAACCTGGTCACTGCCTAGTCTGCTACTAGGGACTGGAGATCTAGCTAGTTTGAGCACTTGTTTGAGCCTGTAATCCTGGCAGAGGTATAGGCAGGTGGACCATGGCCATCCTTCAATGTGTATGTACAGGTTTTGAGGATACATAAGACTCTGATTCAAAGGAGGAaataagtggggggggggagctataTCTGAGAACTTTGCACAAAGCTTTAATTTAGTCCATGGTATAATTACAAAGCTTCAACTTGAGCATCTAGATAAAAAGTGAGCACCACGAAGCCTGCTTCCTCTGTGTCAAGCAAGGCATGTACCCATCTTGTAAGTGTTGTTGATAGcttgaagaaagaaggaaagatggtAGTGCCAGGGACTCTGTGAACATAATTAAGCCCTTTTGTTATAAAAGAACATTAATATTTGAACTAAGAGAGAGGTCTGGTTGTGAATGCCTATATTGTAAGCACTTTGGGAGAGTAACATGAAAAGTTTGCTGTAAGttaaaagctagcctgggctacatacatacTAAGCTAGAGTCTAGTCAGTATCTAAGCTAGTATCTAGCAAGATCCTGTGCTGAAAAACCAAAactgctttttttggggggggggggagggagagttgtttttgttttgttttgttttgttttgactaaaATTTAGAAAAGTAGAAATATTAAGCAAGGTCTAGAAAACAGAGGAACAGCCAGTGGATTGGAGATAGTGAGAGCTAAAAGCAGAGAGGTAACTAAGTTTGGAGTCACAAGATGAGCCATCACATTAAGCATTATTTGATGGTGTCTACGATAGTGGTAATGACAGGTATCTACATGTTACAGGAGCTAGAGTGCCCAAATTGGATAATTCATATCTTATTCGGATGAAAGACTGTAACTCATTAATGCAAATGACTGCTGCGTGGGTGCTTAAAGAAAAGACAGCTTTGCAATTAAATCGCTGGTGCAATAAAAAAAAGACTTACCCAGAGAACTGACTGGTGACCCAATTCACATGCCCTGGCACTGGGAATATTTTTGTGGAATCTCAGAATTATACAAAAGTCAAGTGTCTTACTCCAGAATATTAAAAACTTAATGAACTTGCACCAGTTCCCCTCAAACTATACTTTACCTTGAACAGCAAGGAAGCACTGGGTCAGTAGAGGCGCATGGGGTGCCCGCTCTGTGCTGAGCAAGCTGCTTGCTTGATCTACTGCTGCATGACCGCGGTGAGATGCGGGCAAACAGCTGATCACTCTGTTTTCACCACCCTACTCCCCCAACGAGTGGATAACTGAGCAAAAGCAGATGACCCTGGCAGAATAGTACAATTCTTTACAAACAGAAGTGGGGCCAATTTACACATCATCACATAGAACTGTCTGGATATGGGCTCCAAAGTTTTTCCTTGTTTGCTTGACCCTTGTGGACTACCCTTCACTCCTAGTCCAGTATTTTCTGCTAAATTAGATAGAGGCTCTTTCTTTTATGTGCTCGAACCATTACACTGTCCATCAAGATTATCCCCTTCTCCTCAAGCCTGGCTGTTTAACTCTGGACCGTGCCAGACTTCACTCCTCTCTGTTTACACGTCATATACTAATGTCACCTTCTGAATTGTCATTTCACAGTCTGAAATACTTCCCAGAAAGAAGCAGCAAAGTCCTTTGTCTACAACTTTTTAGAAAATACTATTTGCGCGGGCCTGCCCACCCACATCTTACTATTCTAGTTTTGGCAGGAATCTAGCCATCTTCAAAGGCACCcgtggagtggggagagaggttcccaaccccacccctcccTCAGGAGCTATAGGCAGTTCATTATTGGATCTTTGACTACAACTTTTCTGAAAGGCTCTGCTGAAAAGAAACAGCCTCTGTGTCTGCTACTTCTTGCTTTGACTCTGATTACAGAGCTTAACTTTGCAGCCCTTGTCGGCCTGGaacattgtgtagaccaggctagcctcatgaGCATAGTGATTCTCTTCTTGTTTCTACATGCTAAGTGCAGAAACTATAGGCATGAGGTTCCAGCCCTGGCTAGGTGAAAGTGATTGCACTGGCTCCAGGCCCAAAGTTCAGTAAAGAACTGTTAAAATGCTAAGTACCACAAGatgaaaagcttttttttttttttttttttgacaaatgcCTACCCCGtctctctgttgttgttttgcatgttacttgatgttttaattttattctgtatcgccttgcctgtcctggaactcactctgtagaccagtctggcctttaattcagaaatccgcctgcctctgcctctcgagtgctagagaatcaaaggtgtgtgccacaccaCCAGGCTCAGAAAATACTCTAATGTGGTCCCTTTTTGTTTATCAAGCTGTTAAGTAacagtgagactttttttttttttttttttagacagggtctctctgtatagccctggctgtcctggaactcactttgtagaccacgctggcttcggactcagaaatccgcctgcctctgcctcctgagtgctcggattataggcgtgcaccatcatgcccggcACAAGTGAGACAAATTGAACTCAGTTGAAATGTGTACATTAGTCTGAAGATCTTATGTAGGCCGACTTTCAGGGTAGCCTCTGTCTCACAGCTCTAATCCTCCTCCCTCATGCTAGGAAAGTATGAgaacacatgcctataatctcagaagGCAAAGATGAGAAGATAACATGTCAGGCTAATATAGGAGAcccatgaaaaagaaagaaagaaagaaagaaagaaagaaagaaagaaagaaagaaagaaagaaagaaagaaagaaagggttcaGATGAACTTAATTCAGAATGTGCACAAATTACATGTTGGATATGTCAAGGTGAAACATTTCAGAGTAAAACTGGTCTAGCCTAGCATCTTGGGAAGCAAGGCTGGTTGCTGAAGGTCCGTCACTCAATCCTTTCTTAGGTGCCTATACTTTATTTAATAATACATGTCAACGTTTTGCTTAGAGGCATACAGACCCTTGGACTCCCAAGAAAGAACTGGTCTTATTTATCAGACAACTAAAATAAGCAAAGGCACTTGGTAGGTAGAGCCTGTCAGGTCACATGGCAAGGTGGTGTCCAGAGCCTTAATACTAAATACATCTTCGGCAAGTTGGGCTCGCTCTTCTCCCTGTATCTGGGTGCTATTACTTCCGAGTCAACTTCATCTTTGGGAAATGCTGCCAGATTTGCCCTTGGATTCTGTTTTGGCTTGGGTTGAAACTGCCTTATTTTGACTGACCCCTGAAAAAAGAAACTATATATGTGAAACCATCAATTTACAGTCTACAATCACTGAGTTGTTTtcgtggtttttgtttttgtttttcttaggaGGTGCCCAGACATGGGTGACTGGAGCGCCTTGGGGAAGCTGCTGGACAAGGTCCAAGCCTACTCCACGGCCGGAGGGAAGGTGTGGCTGTCGGTGCTCTTCATTTTCAGAATCCTGCTCCTGGGGACAGCGGTTGAGTCAGCTTGGGGTGATGAACAGTCTGCCTTTCGCTGTAACACTCAACAACCCGGTTGTGAAAATGTCTGCTATGAcaagtccttccccatctctcacGTGCGCTTCTGGGTCCTTCAGATCATATTCGTGTCTGTGCCCACACTCCTGTACTTGGCTCACGTGTTCTATGtgatgagaaaggaagagaagctgaacaagaaagaagaggagCTCAAAGTGGCGCAGACCGACGGGGTCAACGTGGAGATGCACCTGAAGCAGATTGAAATCAAGAAGTTCAAGTATGGGATTGAAGAACACGGCAAGGTGAAGATGAGAGGTGGCCTGCTGAGAACCTACATCATCAGCATCCTCTTCAAGTCTGTCTTCGAGGTGGCCTTCCTGCTGATCCAGTGGTACATCTATGGGTTCAGCCTGAGTGCGGTCTACACCTGCAAGAGAGATCCCTGCCCCCACCAGGTGGACTGCTTCCTCTCACGTCCCACGGAGAAAAccatcttcatcatcttcatgCTGGTGGTGTCCTTGGTGTCTCTCGCTCTGAATATCATTGAGCTCTTCTATGTCTTCTTCAAGGGCGTTAAGGATCGCGTGAAGGGAAGAAGCGATCCTTACCACGCCACCACCGGCCCACTGAGCCCATCCAAAGACTGCGGATCTCCAAAATATGCTTACTTCAATGGCTGCTCCTCACCAACGGCCCCACTCTCACCTATGTCTCCTCCTGGGTACAAGCTGGTCACTGGTGACAGAAACAATTCCTCCTGCCGCAATTACAACAAGCAAGCCAGCGAGCAAAACTGGGCGAATTACAGCGCAGAGCAAAATCGAATGGGGCAGGCCGGAAGCACCATCTCCAACTCCCACGCCCAGCCGTTTGATTTCCCTGACGACAGCCAAAATGCCAAAAAAGTTGCTGCTGGACACGAACTCCAGCCCTTAGCTATCGTGGATCAGCGACCTTCCAGCAGAGCCAGCAGCCGCGCCAGCAGCAGACCTCGGCCTGATGACCTGGAGATTTAAACAGGCTTGAACATCAAGCTGCCAATCGATtgtggaggagaaaaaaaagggtGCTTGCAGAACGTGCACCTGGGGTGTTCATTTCGTTCCCGTGGAGGTGGTACTCAACAACCTCAGTAATGAGGCGTAGAAAACAAAGACATTACAATATCTAGGTTCCTTGGGGGGTGTTTTGGGATAGCTAGGCGGCAAAAGTAGGGAAAGGGGAGGTATGTAACGGTATTTAATGTAGAAGATTCAAAGAGCTTAAATTCTAGTAAGAGTCTCATTGGATGAAACATAGATAgggctttctctctctgccccccaaCTGAACCTTAAGAATGGTTCTGTATACATGAGTGAGTgggtgatatatattttttttaatttttgttttactgaGATTCTGCCATAGAGCTTTGAGCAGGAATCCAAGTCCTCAACATGGCATTTCCTTTATGAAAAGACAGGTTGTCCTACATCCCCGCTAAAAAACATTCCAGTGTTTAAAAACTTGGCAGTTTGCAGGCGAGCTTCCCTGGCCTGACCCTCTAGGTGTGGATGGACCTTATGCTACTATACACGATTTTCATTCTTGGTAGGTATCAATTCGAAGTTCAGACAAGGTTCAAAGAAAAAGATTGCCCATGTATTTGCATCTCAGTGGGTTCTTTTTCAAATCTGTCCCACCTTTGTGTCTTCCATATATTATCCTCAGCTGGTCCTCACCCTCACCAAATGATTTCTATCGACATTTTTAAAACAGtgagaaagtcttttttttttttttttttgagttagcaTCAGGGAGGCAAGCCATGCTCAATATTTAACAATCGCTTCTGTCTATGTGTGGGTGTGCAAGTGTGTAAGCGTGTGTTTTGTCATTATTGGTACAAGCAGAGGCAGTAtaaactcacagatttgaatCGAATTCACACAGTGTTCAAATTTGAACCTTCCTCATGGATCTTTGTGGTGTGGGCCAACGTGGTGTTTACATTATAGAATTCCTGCCGTGCAAAAGTGTAAAGCACACACTTTTTccctaaaatattttttccacGTATCCTATTATGgatactggttttgttaattatgatttttttttcttttttagaatgtAGCAGTAATAGCCATTACTGAAATGAATGATTTCCTTTTTCTGAAATATAATCATTGATGCTTGAATGATAGAATTTTAGTACTGTAAACAGGCTTTAGTCATTAATGTGAGAGACTTAGAAGAGGGTTGCTTAGAGTGGACTATCAAGTGAGCCTAAAGGAACTTTGTAGTAACTGGTAATCTGGTAATTTTTGTCCTACTTAACTACACATTAACTCAGAACTTGTATTCTGAGTTTAACAGTCTTTTAGATTGACGAGCAACTTGGATGTTTGCACTAAGATTTTCTTTGAGATACTAGAGGGGGTGAAGGAGTTTTCAGCAGTGCACATGTAACTAATTTATTTGAACTGTAAGCTAAAGACACCTACCAGTTTCTTCAAGTGACTTAAAAAAACTCATCACAGATGATTGAAATGTCGAGTTATCATGTTTCCTCTTGCGCGCCAGCTACACAAGGAGTTTTTGGACAATGAGAAACTAATTTGTTTGACATTCCATGTTAAACTACTGTCATGTTCAGCTTCATTGCATGTAATGTAGACCTAGCCCATCCAATCAATGTGCTCGGGAAAGTGTTCtttattcaataaaattttaatttagtatAATAAAGATAACCTGCATGTCTtgtgtgatttaaaaaacaaaaaaaacaagaaaacttaCCAAATTTATTCAAGATTACCAAAAGTAGATCCCATAATTACAATGTCTTGGGCTAATGAAatccacttttattttattttcatcttttgctTGCCGGTATCTCTGTGCAATGGTATGTTGCTGCTTGCAgtggccaggaaaaaaaaaaaattagtgtcaaATCCCCTAGagatagttgtgaactgccatgtgggtgctgggaatcaaatctggctCTTTGAAGAACAGTGTTTTGTTAGTTTGATTTTTAAGGACAAACACCATAAGCATCATTGATTTTGAAATATTGAGGTAATATTTTAACAGGAAATAAAGCATACAAATGTTTAATTGGGAGAACAGTTAAACTCCACACCAGGTCTCACACACTCATAGAATCGAACCTAGAATTTTTTGCCAGCCTCTACATTCTCTTGCCATGGCTTCCTCGATACATGGAGTTGTAGGCCCGAGGTAGTGATTACAGTATTGGGGAAGGTATCTGGGTTGTTGCAGGTGGAGCTAAGACCTCACATATAAGGTAGAGCGTATACCTTAGCACTGAGGTGTGTCCTCATCTGGACTCAACTTTAGTGAGACTTGTTCAGTTGTCCACACCGACAAGCTTGGGGATATTACATTCAGAGAAGGTACTGGATTTTGGTAACTTTTATTAAGGAATTTTGTGAAGACAACATGCTGGTTATTGCAGGCATCTTTAATCCTTCACTCCCAGGTAGAGAGAGATAAATGAATCTCTGAGCTTTGTAAGCAAATGTGGTCTGTGGTGActtagaccagccagggctacatagaccaaaaaccaagcaaacctAAAGGTCCCAGGAAAAAACAACCTTGTTGGAGGGAAATGAGTCTGGTCAATTGATGACGTTTCAGCCACAAAAATGCAAtatcaagaataaataaaatacaaacaccaGTGATATCTCAGCTCATGGACATCTGAGGCAAGACTCAAGGACAAGCCCCACCAACTGAGAcagggttggcaagatggctcagcccgTAGAAGTATTTCTTAGAGTcacctggaaggagagaactgacttctgaaatGGTAATGTAGGGATTGAGCTGTAACTGCAGAGCTGCTCTTCAcagcctgtgggtcacgaccATTAGAAACCATGCGTTTCCGGAAGTCTTAGGATCTAAGACACTGCCCAGCAGCAAAACTAAACAATTATAAAGTAGCTACAAAATAGTTGGGAGTCGCCACAccatgaactgtattaaaggtttgCATCTTGGGGAAGGTCAAGACTCACTGCTGAAGCctacatgaagccctgggtttgatcttcacCACTATACAAATGTGGGAAGTAGGTGGAGgacgatcagaagttcaaggtttcaGGGGATTGGGGAGGGAGTCATAAAAATAATGCCATTTTAAAATGGCAGAACGGTATCCAGTGTGTTCATATTAATTAAATTACAATAACACTTTTCAAAAAGTTTAGATCATTCTCAGCCACATAAGACTGAAACCCTCTTGGGATATATGAGTATGAGACCctattttcaaaagaataaagcCGAAGAGGACAAAAAAAGACTACTTATGTAAACCACTGTCAACATTTCTCTCGGTGTATTAAAAACTGTAGCTACACTCGGTATATTAAAAACTAGTTACACAGTGAGCCCCAGTCCACATTGACTACACAGTAAGCCCCCTCGAAGCAACTCCCATTGGCTGCATCTCCAGCAGAAGAAAACAGCATACTTACATTGTGTGTACAAAATTTGAACATACAGAAATACATGAAACAGGGTCAAATTTAACGAGCATCTTTTTATACTCCTCAGTGGACATCAGGAAACCTTAATTTGTAGAAGAAACCACTTTATTTTACATATACCCATCAGGTGTTATAAAgtagagaatgaatgaatgatttagTTCCTGCTCCCAAAAGCATACAAAATTAATCCTTCCAGTTATTGGAACATTtatgttgtttatttttctaatatacatatatagagagatgaTGTCATTacattttctgtttgtgttttgagacaggtagcccaggctgggctgacCTCagacctcaaacttactatgtagctgaggctgaatTCCTACCTGACAAGTTTGTAACACCACATCCAAAAAATTCTCTAAACTTTTttagggagagacagaaaagccATTTGAAGCCAAATGGGACAATTTAGCTGAGATGTAGCTCAACAATAGATAGCTCCAGAGTGACATAATGAAATAGTAGATGCCCTGCCCATAGTCACAGGCTATGGGTTCAATCCCCGTCACTacacacaatttttatttttaaagatttattagttttatttatgtgtctctgtgcGTTTATGGgtaccacatacatacaagtacCCACAGATGCCAGAGAGCATCAGAACAGGCGGTTGTGGGTccacagatgtgggtgctgggaacagaacacacatacaccattGTTAATTGTGGCAGAACTGTCTCATATCTTTAGATATTGGAATGGCCAGTTCAATTCCCTTATTTTATTCAGTGAATTTTCATTTCAGATGTTTGCGTTAAGCTTCCAAGCCAAGGGCTGttcctttatcatattttgtGAAAAGTGTTCAACTTCTCCACCTGCCCAGGGTGTTAGGCCCCCACCCACACATTACCTTTTCTAAAAATTCCAGATAACTTCAGTTTCCAACATGCCAAAACAGCTGAGCTTTGTGTttcaaggacaaaaaaaaaaaaaaaaaaaatgaagttggaGAGCTTATTAAAATCTTAAAAGTGAGTTTTCTCCATAAACGGCAGCACACCAACAGTAGGAACATGTTTATAGCCTTTATTGGCTCCTCGCTTCTGTTTTTACCTTCTCTTCGTTGAGGCAAATATAATTGAGCCTCTGACATGTCAGAGTTTGCAGCTGGCAACTTTCAGAACTCAAGAGGAGACGTGGAACAAACCACACAAAATAGTGCATGCAGAAGGCCCCGAAAACAGGGGAGCCTGTGGAAAAGATTGTTCACTTGGAGGTATTCAAAACAGTGAGATTTtaagttagtttttgttttgttttgttttgttggggttttttcccTCCTGATCACCAGATGTTTCTGGGAAATGACTAAATGCTTACTTGAGCTCTAATGTGTAGAGAAATTTCAGTGCCCACACACTTTCTTGTTAAATATAAACAGTCCCAGGAGGCACCCCTCTataaccccaacacacacacacacacacacacacacacacacacacacacacacacacacacaagaaaagccAAATCCTCTGCCCCAGTCATTTAATGCACGGAGACACCTGACCCCACACAATGTGGTTCACAGTGGACCTATTTGGGAGTTTCTGCTACACCCTTTCCAGGTAGTTTTAACTATGTTGATCTCCAGATTTGGTTAAGTCTGTATAGGAGAGGTTTTCCTTGCTCTGGTAGCAGAAGCCCATTCAATTATTTTGCTTTATTGGTAAATAAAACCAGGCATCAGGCATTCACGTCTTTATTCTCAGCATTGAGGGGAGGCAGAAGGGTTTGgatctttgtaatttcttttttcttttcttttcttttcttttcttttctttttttttttttttttttttttttttttttttttttttttttggtttttcgagacagggtttctctgtgtagctctggctgtcctggaactcactctgtaaaccagactggcctcgaactcagaaatctgcctgcctctgcattccgagtgctgggattataggcgtgtgccaccacgcccggctcagatcTTTGTAATTTCAAGGATAGTGTGTTTTACATATTGGTAAGACTTTGTgtcaaaaagaaggaggaaaaggaagaggaaagttaATACTAATGCTTGGCTATAGGAACACATGTATATCCTCAGATGGGAAATTTGAGGATAGGTTGGACTACATAGAGAAGTCTAGATGGGTTTGGTGGTGGGTGCTTTTAATTATAGCACTCATCAGACAAGGCAGGGCAGGTAgaagcagatttctgtgagttccaagtcaaCTAGAGAtacagtgagacccagtctcaaaaataaacaaacaaaaaacaaccccaaaacaaaagcaaaacaaacaacaacaacaaaagccacagaaaacaaaacaaaacaaaaagcaaacatggAAGTACAGCTATTGAAGATTGTATATAAGGGCATACACTTACATGCCACATACTGTACATATGTGTTTCCATGCACAAACAAccatacacacatgaatgcatatcataaattgtatacacacacacacaactctataaacaagaaaagaaaagaaaaaagaccctAGCCTGATTAGATGATTAGATGGTTTGCCAGGTAATGGTGCCAGCTTGCCAACCTAACAACCTGCCAATCAAATCCCCAGGATTTGCATGGTAGATGGGGAGTAGTAACCCCTGCCCTGTATTATCTCTTCATCACAATAAAGGTGCAGTGGGAGGAattctcacacatgtacacacaaatgcataaatataaaaaaataaaagtacaccATTGTTAGTCACAAACTTAGAACATGACTCTTACTGAGCTTAACTGGAAGTCCCTTAGAACTAGAGGATAAACTATCAGCATTCCTTGAACAGATCTAAGAGTGTCACGGGTGTCACATCTAGCCAGAGTTCCAGAGTCTGAATGTCCAGAACCTAGCAAAACTCTGATGTTTCTAACACAGCTGTGGCTCAAGCTCACGATTTTGCCTCCAACTCACAGCCACTAGAATGAAACCTCACTGGAGTGGTTCTCCGTCTCATAGAGCGCCTCACTATCAAGAGAACTAGAAGTGCTTATATACCTGGGGCAGTGACGAGACTGTGACTGtaggacttgagaggcagaggcaggaggcaaaggcaagctcaaggccaacctgggagcCTAGTGAGTACCAGCCCAGCTGGGGCCAGGTAACAAGACTCTTTCAAAACCCAATAGAAAAGTAagcatggtggaacatgcctgaaaccccagga encodes:
- the Gja1 gene encoding gap junction alpha-1 protein — its product is MGDWSALGKLLDKVQAYSTAGGKVWLSVLFIFRILLLGTAVESAWGDEQSAFRCNTQQPGCENVCYDKSFPISHVRFWVLQIIFVSVPTLLYLAHVFYVMRKEEKLNKKEEELKVAQTDGVNVEMHLKQIEIKKFKYGIEEHGKVKMRGGLLRTYIISILFKSVFEVAFLLIQWYIYGFSLSAVYTCKRDPCPHQVDCFLSRPTEKTIFIIFMLVVSLVSLALNIIELFYVFFKGVKDRVKGRSDPYHATTGPLSPSKDCGSPKYAYFNGCSSPTAPLSPMSPPGYKLVTGDRNNSSCRNYNKQASEQNWANYSAEQNRMGQAGSTISNSHAQPFDFPDDSQNAKKVAAGHELQPLAIVDQRPSSRASSRASSRPRPDDLEI